A window of Sinimarinibacterium sp. NLF-5-8 genomic DNA:
GCCGTAGAAGTTCACGGACTGCGGCGTGTACGGCGTGCCGTCGCCCAGGAAGCGCCGCCGCACCTCGCGGGCGCGCTCCGTGGCTGCCGCCTGCCGCGCCAGTTCCAGCGACGCCGCCCGGTCTTGCGTGATCTGGAGCCGCTGCGACTGGATCGACTGCTTGGCCTGCAAGGCCAGCAACTGGTTCATGGCCTGCATCGCCTGCAACGCACCTTCGGCCGACTGGCTCTTGCCCACAAGATCGGCCAGCACACTTTCGTCTTCGCCCAGGTTCTGCGACACCTGCGCCTGCATTTGCATGGTGGTCTGCAAGCCGTTGAGCGTGTTCCGCCAACGCTCCTGCGCGTCGCGGTACATCTGGTCGCCGCTGACGGTGGCGGCGTACTGCACGGGATACAGGCGTGCGAACTCCCGATCCAGATTCGTCACGTCGTAGGCCAAGCCGCGAGCCTGGGCGATCAGCCGCTCGGTCGTCGCCAGATTGGCGCGCAACTGGTTCACCACGCTGGACGGCAGGCTGGCGAGGTTGCGCGCCTGGTTCATCAGCATCTGCGCTTCGTTCTGAAGCTGCTGGATCTGGTTGTTGATCTGCTCCAGCGTGCGGATCGCGGTCAGCGTGTTCTGCACGAGGTTGGTGGGATCGACCACGACCCATTGCGCATGGGCGGTGGCGGTGCAAAGCATGGCCGCGATGGCGGCGGCGATAAGACGCTTCTTCATGGCAGGTTCTCCAGGGGTTGGTCAGCGAGGGAACCCGGCGCGAGGCCGGGGAACGAGGGCAGCAGGTCGGCCGCCCAATCGAGGCCGCGATGGCGCAGCCAGGCGCCCGCGAAGCCGGGCACGCCGGCGTCCAGCAGCACGCGGTCTATGTCGCGCTGGTCTTGCGGCGTGGAAGCGCCCGCAAACGCCAGAGCCGCCGGCCCCAGGTCGAGGTCGAACAGGCGGTTGCCGAGGCGGGATTGGTAGTAGTAGTCGCGCTTGGGCTGCGCGGTGGCGACGATCTCGATCTGCCGCCTGTTGAGGCCGAAGCCCTCGTAGATCGTGCGAATCTGCGGCTCGGTCGCCTGCGGGTTGGGCAAGAAAATCCGACTCGCGCAGCTCTCGATGATCGCGGGCGCGATGCTCGAATCCTTGATGTCGGCGAGGCTCTGCGTGGCGAAGATGACGCTGACGTTCTTCTTGCGCAGTGTCTTGAGCCACTGGCGGATACGCGCGGCAAACATCGGGTCATCGAGGAACAGCCACGCTTCATCGAGGATCAGCAGCGTGGGCGCCCCGTCGAAGCGTTCATCGAAACGTGCAAAGAGGTAATGCAGCACGGCCATGACGGCGGCCTTGCTGTGCATCAGCTCCTCCATCTCGAAGCACTGCACGTCGGCCATGCCCAGCCGGTCGTGGTCGGCGTCCAGCAGCTTGCCGTGCGCGCCACCCAGCACATAGGGCGACAGCGCCTGCCGCAGCGTGTTTGATTGCAGCAGCACGGAAAGTCCCGTCATCGTGCGCTGCTCCACCGGCGCACCGGCGAGACTTCCCAGCGCCGACCAGATAGCCGCCTTCTCGTCGGGGCCGACCGCCACGCCTTCGTGCAGCAAGCGGCCTTCGATCCATTCGGCCGCCCAAGTGCGGTAGCCGTCGCGGTCGATGCGCGCGAGCGGCTGGAACGCGATGCCGCCATCGACGCCCAGGTCGTAGTGCTCGCCGCCCAGCCCGAGAATGGTGGCGCGCATCGAGCGCCCCATGTCGAACGCGAAGATGCGCG
This region includes:
- the trbJ gene encoding P-type conjugative transfer protein TrbJ, with protein sequence MKKRLIAAAIAAMLCTATAHAQWVVVDPTNLVQNTLTAIRTLEQINNQIQQLQNEAQMLMNQARNLASLPSSVVNQLRANLATTERLIAQARGLAYDVTNLDREFARLYPVQYAATVSGDQMYRDAQERWRNTLNGLQTTMQMQAQVSQNLGEDESVLADLVGKSQSAEGALQAMQAMNQLLALQAKQSIQSQRLQITQDRAASLELARQAAATERAREVRRRFLGDGTPYTPQSVNFYGN